The DNA segment TTTATTAATGTTTCTTGGCAAGATATTGGAAAAATTGAAGATATTAGTTACGTTATTAATGATTATATCAAAGATATTCTCAACTTATTGAATCTCCAAACCGATCTTAAAGTTGTTGTTGATTGTGCCAACGGTGCTGCTAGTTATCTTTCACCTTTAATCCTTAGAAAAGCTGGTTGTCAAGTAGTGAGTTTAAATGCTCAACCTGATGGTTTTTTCCCTGGGAGGAAGCCAGAACCCTCTGCTGCTAATTTGCAAGAATTGATGAATGTGGTGAAGGCCGTGGGAGCTGATTTAGGAATAGCGCATGATGGTGATGCAGACAGAATGGTAGCAGTAGATGAAAAAGGAGAAATGGCCGATTTTGATAAATTATTAGCCCTAATATCAGGAAATATCGGTGGATGCGTAGTTACTACTGTAGATGCCTCAGTATGTGTTGATAATGCCATGGAAAAAGTTGGAGGCAGTGTAGAAAGAACCAAAGTGGGTGATGTCCATGTTGCAGAGATGATTCACAAAATAAATGCCACATTTGGAGGTGAACCATCAGGAACATGGATACATCCCGAGTTTTGTATGTGTCCAGACGGTATTTTATCTGCATTAAGAGTAATTGAACTGGTTCAGAGTAAAGGACCTCTATCAAAACTTTTAGACGAGATTCCAAGTTACCCTACTATTAGAGATAAAATTGATTGTCATAACGATCAAAAAGAAATCATAATGAAAAAGGCAGAATCTGAACTATCTCTAATCTTCGATGATGTGATGGACATTAACCTTAAAGATGGGGTTAGAATATCTTTTGCTGATGGTAGTTGGGTTCTTGTAAGGCCATCTGGTACTGAATCGTTTATTAGAATTACTTTAGAGGGGAAAACGGAAGAAAAAGCTAGAATGATACATGAGAAGTCTGCAAGGTTCATTAAAAAATTACTGTAAAACCTAAATTTTTTATCTGATCAATATATAATTATAATTGAATTAAGTGGGTTAGAAATTAATAGAGGAAGTCATATGAGAGCTGTGATACTTACTGCCGGTGAAGGGACTAGAATGAGACCCTTGACACTCACCAGACCAAAAACAATGCTCCCCGTGGGTGGAAAACCTCTCTTAGAATATAATGTGGAGGCATTAAGGGATGCAGGTATAAAAAACATCACCATGGTAGTTGGTTACCAAAAAGAATCTGTTGAAGAGCATTTTAAAAATGGAAGTGACTTTGGAGTAAATATTGACTACGTCACTCAAGAAGAACGTTTGGGAACTGCACACGCCATTGGACAAGTTGCAGATACTATGAATAAAGATGATGAAGCAATCATAGTGACTAATGGAGATATAATATTAGAAAACAAACTAATAAAAAATTTAATTAATCGATATAATGAATCTCAAGCCCAATCAATCCTAGTACTCACAAAAGTGGATGATCCTTCCTCATTTGGTGTTGTTAAACTGGAAGGAGACTATATTAAAGACATAATTGAAAAACCCCCCATTGAAGATGCTCCCAGTGACCTTATCAACGCTGGCATATACCTTTTTGACCGTAACATATTCCAAGCCATAAAAAAGACTGAAAAATCTGAACGAGGAGAATTTGAAATAACAGATTCTCTCAAAATCCAGATAAGTCAGGGCAAAAAAGTTTTAGGTCTAATTTCCCATGATAAATGGATTGATGTTGGAAGACCTTGGGAATTTTTGGAATTAAATGAACATTATCTGGAAGTCTCAGAATCCATAATTGAAGGAGAAATTGAAGAGGGAGTTACTATTCATGGACCGATCATACTGAAAAAAGGCAGCATCATTCGTTCAGGCACCTATATTATGGGTCCTGTTTATATTGGAGCCAACTGTGATGTTGGGCCCAACACATTCTTGCGTAGGCATACCTCCATTGGCGATGGAGTAAATGTAGGCAATGCTGTTGAAATTAAAAACTCTATAATCATGGATGGAACTAATGTAAATCACCTATCGTACGTTGGTGACTCCATTATTGGGGCTAATTGTAACATTGCTGCCGGTACAAATATTGCCAACTTGCGTTTCGACGATGAGGGTATTAAAGTTACAGTTAAAGGTAAAAGAATTGACAGTGGACGACGTAAAATGGGAGTTATATTTGCGGATGGAGTTAAAACTGGCATCAATTCCAGTTTCAATCCAGGAGTTACTGTTGGTTTAAATTCATCAATAGGCTCTGGTGCCATAATTTACCGAGACATACCCAATAATAAAGTTGTTATACATCATCAAACCCAGGAAATAAAAGAAAAAAAATGATTCACCTAAAATAATGGTTTTAAGAAATTTTTCTTAATTTATTTCTGTTATTTTTATTTTAGAAGGTTTTTAATGGTTTTATATAAATTGTTTTCCTTATGAAATGTTTTTATGATTAGAAAACATAAATTTGGATATGATAGATCGTACTGTTACAATTTTTCCCGGAGCCCACATTATCGGCAAGGTTTTTATGGGTCATAAATCCTCAGTATGGTATAATGCTGTGATTAGGGGAGATATTGAAACCATAACAATTGGAAATTATTCTAATGTCCAAGATAACTGTGTTTTACACTCTTCACAAGGTTTTCCGCTTGAATTAGGAAATTATGTTTCTGTGGGGCACTCCGCAGTACTTCATGGTTGTAAAGTTGAGGATAACTGTGTTGTTGGTATGAATGCAACAGTTCTTAATGGCAGTCACATCAAGAAAAATAGTATTGTTGCTGCGGGTGCTGTGGTAACTGAAGGAAAGATCTTCCCAGAATCTAGCTTGATAATGGGTGTGCCTGCTAGAGTAGTGCGAGAACTCGAAAACAGTGAATTTCAGAAGATCAAAGATAATGCTTTACGTTATTCGAAACTTGCAATTAAAACAAGGATTGAGGATAAAAATAAGTCTAAATGAATGGATTTGAATATTATCAAAGAAGGATTGATTTAATGGTAAAAATAAAAAAAACAGTAATGGAACTTGATCCATATGTCCCCGGAAGATCAAATGATGATTTGGCTCGTGCTTATGGTCTGGATCCTGCCAATATAATCAGAATGGGTTCCAATGAAAACCCTCTTGGTCCGTCACCCCATGCTATTAAAACCCTCGAAAAAAGTCTTCATTTGATAAATACTTATCCTGAATCTAATATTGATGATTTAAAAAATAAAATAGCATCGTATTCCGGTGTAAACCCTGAACAAATTATTGTTGGAGGAGATGGTGCCGATGAAATCCTTGATGTTCTGGCTAAGACCTTGATTGAACCTGGTGATGAATACATTGTACATTCACCCACCTACATGTACTATGAATTTACATTCAGCATATACGGAGCTACCCCAATTTATGCTAGATGGAATGTTGAAAAAAACTGTTTAGATGTTAAATCTGTATTAAAAGCCATATCTACAAAGACAAAAGTAA comes from the Methanobacterium sp. genome and includes:
- the glmM gene encoding phosphoglucosamine mutase, which encodes METEIPKLFGTSGIRGKVGDEITPELALNVGKAISTYLGEGNNVVIGYDTRTSNQMLERAVSSGILQGGCNVLTLGMVPTPVVGYATMKLGANAGVMITASHNQSPDNGIKLWNPDGMAYLQKQERIIEKIIHQKNFINVSWQDIGKIEDISYVINDYIKDILNLLNLQTDLKVVVDCANGAASYLSPLILRKAGCQVVSLNAQPDGFFPGRKPEPSAANLQELMNVVKAVGADLGIAHDGDADRMVAVDEKGEMADFDKLLALISGNIGGCVVTTVDASVCVDNAMEKVGGSVERTKVGDVHVAEMIHKINATFGGEPSGTWIHPEFCMCPDGILSALRVIELVQSKGPLSKLLDEIPSYPTIRDKIDCHNDQKEIIMKKAESELSLIFDDVMDINLKDGVRISFADGSWVLVRPSGTESFIRITLEGKTEEKARMIHEKSARFIKKLL
- a CDS encoding NTP transferase domain-containing protein produces the protein MRAVILTAGEGTRMRPLTLTRPKTMLPVGGKPLLEYNVEALRDAGIKNITMVVGYQKESVEEHFKNGSDFGVNIDYVTQEERLGTAHAIGQVADTMNKDDEAIIVTNGDIILENKLIKNLINRYNESQAQSILVLTKVDDPSSFGVVKLEGDYIKDIIEKPPIEDAPSDLINAGIYLFDRNIFQAIKKTEKSERGEFEITDSLKIQISQGKKVLGLISHDKWIDVGRPWEFLELNEHYLEVSESIIEGEIEEGVTIHGPIILKKGSIIRSGTYIMGPVYIGANCDVGPNTFLRRHTSIGDGVNVGNAVEIKNSIIMDGTNVNHLSYVGDSIIGANCNIAAGTNIANLRFDDEGIKVTVKGKRIDSGRRKMGVIFADGVKTGINSSFNPGVTVGLNSSIGSGAIIYRDIPNNKVVIHHQTQEIKEKK
- a CDS encoding gamma carbonic anhydrase family protein; amino-acid sequence: MIDRTVTIFPGAHIIGKVFMGHKSSVWYNAVIRGDIETITIGNYSNVQDNCVLHSSQGFPLELGNYVSVGHSAVLHGCKVEDNCVVGMNATVLNGSHIKKNSIVAAGAVVTEGKIFPESSLIMGVPARVVRELENSEFQKIKDNALRYSKLAIKTRIEDKNKSK